One Mycolicibacterium parafortuitum DNA segment encodes these proteins:
- the ruvA gene encoding Holliday junction branch migration protein RuvA, translated as MIASVRGEVTDIALDHVVIEAAGVGYKVMATPATLATLRRGSEAKLITAMIVREDSQTLYGFADTDARDLFLTLLGVSGIGPSIALGALAMYDGPTLRQAIGGGDVAALTRIPKVGKKTAELLVLTLRDKVGSSTATGSAAAGGHGVRGPVVEALIGLGFAQKQAEDATDKVLAGDPDASTSAALRAALSMLGKK; from the coding sequence GTGATCGCGTCGGTTCGCGGTGAGGTCACCGACATCGCGCTCGACCACGTGGTGATCGAGGCGGCCGGTGTCGGCTACAAGGTGATGGCCACTCCGGCCACGCTCGCGACGTTGCGCCGCGGCAGCGAGGCCAAGCTGATCACCGCGATGATCGTGCGCGAGGATTCGCAGACGCTGTACGGCTTTGCCGACACCGATGCCCGCGACCTTTTCCTGACCCTGCTCGGGGTTTCCGGGATCGGGCCGAGCATCGCGCTGGGCGCACTGGCCATGTACGACGGCCCGACGCTGCGCCAGGCGATCGGTGGCGGCGACGTCGCCGCACTGACGCGAATTCCCAAGGTGGGCAAGAAGACCGCGGAGTTGCTGGTACTCACGCTGCGGGACAAGGTCGGCTCGAGCACCGCCACCGGATCGGCTGCCGCAGGCGGGCACGGGGTCCGTGGTCCGGTCGTCGAGGCACTGATCGGGCTCGGCTTCGCGCAGAAGCAGGCCGAGGACGCGACGGACAAGGTGCTGGCCGGCGACCCGGATGCCAGCACGTCCGCGGCGTTGCGCGCGGCGCTGTCGATGTTGGGGAAGAAGTAG
- the fmdA gene encoding formamidase: MPDIVFPLDSTKKFTDQEKLGHNRWHPDIPAAVTVEKGDSFRVHCREWFDGAIHNDDSAEDIRNAPLTTVHVLSGPIAVEGAKPGDLLIVDILDVGPIPQEDSGPLAGQGWGYTGIFPTQNGGGFLTEQFPDAYKAIWDFSGQKATSRHIPGVEFTGIVHPGLMGTAPSAGLLATWNTREAALIATDPDRVPPLALPPEPRDAILGGLTGDAFTKAAAEAARTAPPRENGGNQDIKNLTKGSRVFYPVFVDGANLSVGDLHFSQGDGEITFCGAIEMGGFIDLRVDVIPGGMETYGVTENAIFMPGNTDPQYSEWLAFSGTSVTLDGEQRYLDSHLAYQRACLHAIDYLTKFGYSPEQAYLLLGAAPIEGRLSGVVDIPNACATVYIPTAIFDFPVAPSAAGPVKIDPGIGAPRA, from the coding sequence ATGCCGGACATCGTCTTTCCGCTCGACTCGACGAAGAAGTTCACCGACCAGGAGAAGCTCGGCCACAACCGCTGGCACCCTGACATCCCGGCCGCCGTCACGGTCGAGAAAGGGGATTCGTTCCGGGTGCACTGCCGCGAGTGGTTCGACGGAGCGATCCACAACGACGACTCGGCCGAGGACATCCGCAACGCCCCGTTGACGACGGTCCACGTGCTGTCCGGTCCGATCGCGGTCGAGGGCGCCAAACCCGGCGACCTGCTGATCGTCGACATCCTGGACGTGGGACCCATCCCGCAGGAGGATTCGGGACCCCTGGCCGGTCAGGGCTGGGGTTACACCGGCATCTTCCCGACGCAGAACGGCGGCGGATTCCTGACCGAACAGTTCCCCGATGCCTACAAGGCGATCTGGGATTTTTCCGGTCAGAAGGCCACGTCGCGGCACATCCCGGGGGTGGAATTCACCGGGATCGTGCACCCCGGTCTGATGGGCACGGCGCCGTCGGCCGGTCTGTTGGCGACGTGGAACACCCGCGAGGCCGCGCTCATCGCGACCGACCCGGACCGGGTGCCGCCACTGGCCTTGCCGCCGGAACCGCGGGACGCCATCCTCGGCGGCCTGACCGGGGATGCGTTCACCAAGGCCGCCGCCGAGGCCGCGCGCACCGCGCCGCCGCGCGAGAACGGTGGCAACCAGGACATCAAGAACCTGACCAAGGGCAGCCGGGTGTTCTATCCGGTGTTCGTGGACGGCGCGAACCTGTCGGTCGGGGACCTGCACTTCTCCCAGGGCGACGGTGAGATCACCTTCTGCGGAGCCATCGAGATGGGTGGCTTCATCGATCTGCGTGTGGACGTGATCCCGGGAGGGATGGAGACCTACGGCGTCACCGAGAACGCCATCTTCATGCCCGGCAACACCGATCCGCAGTACTCGGAATGGCTGGCGTTCTCCGGCACGTCGGTCACGCTGGACGGCGAACAGCGTTATCTGGATTCACATCTGGCGTATCAGCGGGCCTGCCTGCACGCCATCGACTACCTCACCAAGTTCGGGTACAGCCCCGAGCAGGCGTACCTGCTACTCGGCGCGGCACCGATCGAGGGCCGGCTCTCCGGAGTCGTCGACATCCCCAACGCCTGCGCCACCGTGTACATCCCGACCGCGATCTTCGACTTCCCGGTGGCGCCGTCGGCGGCCGGTCCGGTCAAGATCGACCCGGGAATCGGTGCACCCCGGGCATAA
- a CDS encoding TetR/AcrR family transcriptional regulator, which produces MARSTRESIVTAAAELMRRKGYAGVSMKDLAEAAGAPIGSLYHHFRGGKVQIAREALTNAGLAYGLLIPTVVDGYTDLGAAIDGVFTQAARDMADTGFANMCPVVSVAGEVADTVEELRSATRDIFTAWIDGGAAYFTSRGLDEPLARQVTTALIAGLEGAFLLARAIRDTAPLLATGATMAPQYRGIALAPRVGVDAR; this is translated from the coding sequence ATGGCAAGGTCGACGCGGGAATCGATCGTGACGGCGGCCGCGGAGCTGATGCGCCGCAAGGGCTATGCGGGTGTGAGCATGAAGGACCTCGCCGAGGCGGCGGGCGCGCCGATCGGCTCGCTGTATCACCATTTCCGCGGCGGCAAGGTCCAGATCGCCCGCGAGGCGCTCACCAACGCCGGCCTCGCCTACGGCCTGCTGATCCCGACGGTCGTCGACGGATACACCGACCTCGGCGCCGCGATCGACGGCGTCTTCACCCAGGCGGCGCGCGATATGGCCGACACGGGCTTCGCCAACATGTGCCCGGTGGTCAGCGTCGCCGGCGAGGTCGCCGACACCGTCGAAGAGCTGCGCTCGGCGACGCGCGACATCTTCACCGCGTGGATCGACGGAGGGGCGGCATACTTCACGTCCCGCGGGCTCGACGAACCCCTGGCCCGTCAGGTCACGACGGCGCTCATCGCCGGACTGGAGGGCGCGTTCCTGCTGGCCCGCGCGATCCGTGACACCGCCCCGCTGCTGGCCACCGGCGCGACGATGGCCCCGCAGTACCGCGGGATCGCGCTCGCGCCCCGCGTCGGAGTCGACGCCCGCTGA
- the ruvB gene encoding Holliday junction branch migration DNA helicase RuvB, producing MGRFPGDSADEPEEREVSPALTVGEGDVDASLRPRSLGEFIGQPRVREQLQLVLEGAKNRGGTPDHILLSGPPGLGKTSLAMIIAAELGSSLRVTSGPALERAGDLAAMLSNLIEGDVLFIDEIHRIARPAEEMLYLAMEDFRVDVVVGKGPGATSIPLEVAPFTLVGATTRSGALTGPLRDRFGFTAHMDFYDPAELERVLARSAGILGIDLGAEAGAEIARRSRGTPRIANRLLRRVRDYAEVRADGVITRDIAKAALEVYDVDELGLDRLDRAVLSALTRSFGGGPVGVSTLAVAVGEEATTVEEVCEPFLVRAGMIARTPRGRVATALAWKHLGMTPPAGAVGLGQTGLFD from the coding sequence GTGGGCCGTTTTCCAGGCGATTCGGCGGACGAACCCGAAGAGCGCGAGGTGTCGCCGGCGCTGACCGTCGGCGAAGGCGACGTCGACGCGAGCCTGCGTCCGCGGTCGCTGGGGGAGTTCATCGGGCAGCCGCGGGTGCGTGAGCAGTTGCAGCTGGTCCTCGAGGGTGCCAAGAACCGCGGCGGGACACCCGACCACATCCTGCTGTCCGGTCCGCCCGGGCTGGGCAAGACGTCGCTGGCGATGATCATCGCCGCCGAACTCGGTTCCTCCCTGCGGGTCACGTCGGGTCCCGCGCTGGAACGCGCCGGTGATCTGGCCGCGATGCTGTCGAATCTGATCGAGGGCGATGTGCTGTTCATCGACGAGATCCACCGCATCGCGCGGCCCGCCGAGGAGATGCTCTACCTGGCGATGGAGGACTTCCGGGTCGACGTCGTCGTCGGCAAGGGCCCTGGGGCGACGTCGATCCCGCTGGAGGTGGCGCCGTTCACCCTGGTCGGGGCGACCACCCGGTCAGGCGCGCTGACCGGGCCGCTGCGGGATCGTTTCGGCTTCACCGCCCACATGGACTTCTACGATCCCGCCGAGCTGGAGCGTGTGCTGGCCCGCTCGGCAGGCATCCTCGGTATCGACCTCGGCGCCGAGGCCGGTGCCGAGATCGCCCGTCGGTCCCGGGGCACGCCGCGCATCGCGAACCGGCTGTTACGCCGGGTCCGCGACTACGCCGAGGTGCGCGCGGACGGGGTGATCACCCGCGACATCGCCAAGGCCGCGCTGGAGGTCTACGACGTCGACGAACTCGGCCTCGACCGTCTCGACCGCGCGGTGTTGTCGGCGCTGACCCGCAGCTTCGGCGGCGGACCCGTCGGGGTGTCCACGCTCGCGGTGGCCGTCGGTGAGGAGGCCACCACCGTCGAGGAGGTGTGCGAGCCGTTCCTGGTGCGTGCCGGGATGATCGCGCGAACCCCGCGCGGCCGGGTCGCCACGGCGCTGGCATGGAAACATCTCGGAATGACCCCGCCTGCCGGGGCCGTAGGCCTCGGGCAGACGGGGCTGTTCGACTGA
- a CDS encoding alpha/beta fold hydrolase, whose translation MTTVQVTAGALEYREEGDPGGRPVVLLHGLLMNDAQWNLALPHLPPGFRYLLPVLPLGGHRVPMRDDADLTLRGMVGIVADFLDALDLDDVTLVVSDWGGPLFLTDLGRDHRVCALVVCPSEAYDNFPPGLPGKVAWLASRTTGTVWLALRQLRIGWLRRRRLIFGMMAKHDVPQPIVDSWTRGGLASVGVRRDLVKYCRTRFDGADLIRATDRLAAFDRPALVLWSRNPVMPAEHGRRLADLLPQGRLQEIDDAYVLVMLDQPERTAHAIGQFLTVTADR comes from the coding sequence ATGACGACGGTCCAGGTCACGGCGGGCGCGCTGGAGTACCGCGAGGAGGGTGATCCCGGCGGCCGGCCGGTGGTCCTGCTGCACGGCCTGCTGATGAACGACGCGCAGTGGAACCTCGCGCTGCCGCACCTACCGCCGGGGTTCCGCTACCTGCTGCCGGTGCTGCCACTGGGCGGGCACCGCGTCCCGATGCGCGACGACGCGGACCTGACGCTGCGTGGCATGGTCGGCATCGTCGCCGACTTCCTCGACGCGTTGGACCTCGACGACGTCACGCTGGTCGTCAGCGACTGGGGTGGGCCGCTGTTCCTCACCGACCTCGGCCGCGACCACCGGGTCTGCGCGCTGGTCGTGTGCCCGTCGGAGGCGTACGACAACTTCCCACCCGGCCTGCCCGGCAAGGTCGCCTGGTTGGCCTCCCGCACCACCGGCACGGTGTGGCTGGCGCTGCGCCAACTCAGGATCGGATGGTTGCGCCGCCGGCGCCTGATCTTCGGGATGATGGCGAAACACGATGTCCCGCAACCCATCGTCGACTCATGGACGCGGGGCGGGCTCGCCTCGGTGGGGGTGCGCCGCGATCTGGTCAAGTACTGCCGCACGCGGTTCGACGGGGCGGACCTGATCCGGGCCACCGACCGGCTCGCCGCGTTCGACCGGCCGGCGCTGGTGCTGTGGAGCCGCAACCCCGTGATGCCCGCCGAGCACGGCCGGCGGCTGGCGGACCTGCTGCCCCAGGGCCGGTTGCAGGAGATCGACGACGCCTACGTGCTGGTGATGCTCGACCAGCCCGAGCGCACGGCCCACGCGATCGGCCAGTTCCTGACGGTCACTGCGGATCGCTGA
- the car gene encoding carboxylic acid reductase has product MSTDTREQRFERRIADLLAHDTQFAAAAPSPAVTAAIEAPGIRLPDVIQTVLDGYADRPALAQRAVRYTTDRHDGRTTTELLPEFDTMTYGELSRRVHAVADALTEVSPGDRVAVLGFTSVDYAVIDIALPVRGAVAVPLQTAAPVTSLKPIIAETEPVVIFSAVDYLDDAVELALGAPWVRRLVVFDLLSRVDAHRERVDAAKRRLQDVGSPISVVTLAELIDSAPAEPAGPPHVSPGPDPLSLLIYTSGSTGAPKGAMYTERLVANAWRPSNRMNWGERGSHPSITLNFMPMSHVMGRMLLYGTLGSGGTAYFAARSDLSTFLEDLALVRPTQLSFVPRIWDTIVAEVTKELDRRPGEREAVFAELRHRMLGGRYLLAMTGSAPLSPELRAFVEEFLDLHLTDGYGSTEAGAVFVDGQVQRPPVLDYKLVDVPDLGYFRTDRPHPRGELLVKSDTLFPGYYKRPEITAEMFDEDGYYRTGDVVAELAPDQLAYLDRRNNVLKLSQGEFVTVSKLEAVFGDSPVIRQIYLYGNSARSYLLAVVVPTEAALAGEDVKSVVAESLQRIAKAADLQSYEIPRDFLIETTPFTLENGLLTGIRKLARPRLKDHYGARLEALYSELADGQEDELRALRRDGARRPTLETVSRAAAALLGTAAGDLRSDAHFTDLGGDSLSALTYANLLHDIFDVDVPVGVIVSPATDLAAVASFIDTERENSSGRATFASVHGRDASEVHARDLTLDKFLDATTLAQAPGIPGPRPEVRTVLLTGATGFLGRYLALEWLQRLALVGGTLICLVRAKDDAAARDRLDRTFDSGDPALTEHYRRLAADHLQVIAGDKGEPDLGLDRDTWQRLADTVDLIVDPAALVNHVLPYSQLFGPNAVGTAELIRVALTTRQKPYVYVSTIGVGAGVAPDRFTEDGDIREISPTRQVDDSYANGYGNSKWAGEVLLREAHDLCGLPVAVFRCDMILADTSYAGQLNVPDMFTRLILSLVATGVAPDSFYQLDPAGHRQRAHYDGLPVEFIAEAISTLGADVADDSPTGFETYHVMNPYDDGIGLDEYVDWLIDSGYPVHRVGDYDTWLQRFTAAINALPERQRQASLLPLLHNYQHPETPLRGSLAPTEHFRKAVQDAKIGPDKDIPHVTRQIIVKYVTDLELLGIL; this is encoded by the coding sequence ATGTCTACCGATACCCGTGAACAGCGGTTCGAACGCCGCATCGCCGATCTGCTCGCCCACGACACCCAGTTCGCCGCGGCGGCACCGTCGCCGGCCGTCACCGCGGCGATCGAGGCCCCCGGAATCCGGCTGCCCGATGTCATACAGACCGTGCTGGACGGCTACGCCGATCGTCCCGCGCTGGCCCAGCGCGCCGTGCGCTACACCACCGACCGGCACGACGGGCGGACCACCACCGAACTGCTGCCCGAGTTCGACACGATGACCTACGGCGAGCTGTCGCGCCGCGTCCACGCCGTCGCCGACGCACTGACCGAGGTGTCACCCGGAGACCGCGTCGCGGTGCTCGGATTCACCAGCGTCGACTACGCGGTCATCGACATCGCCCTGCCGGTACGCGGCGCCGTCGCCGTCCCGCTGCAGACCGCGGCGCCGGTCACCTCACTGAAACCGATCATCGCCGAAACCGAGCCGGTGGTGATCTTCTCCGCCGTCGACTACCTCGACGACGCCGTCGAACTCGCGCTGGGTGCACCCTGGGTGCGCCGGCTGGTCGTCTTCGACCTGCTGTCCCGCGTCGACGCCCACCGCGAGAGGGTCGACGCCGCGAAACGGCGCCTTCAGGACGTGGGCAGCCCGATCAGTGTGGTGACGCTGGCCGAGCTCATCGACAGCGCTCCCGCGGAACCTGCGGGGCCGCCGCACGTGTCCCCCGGCCCCGACCCGCTGTCGCTGCTGATCTACACCTCGGGCAGCACCGGTGCGCCCAAGGGAGCGATGTACACCGAGCGCCTGGTGGCCAACGCGTGGCGGCCGTCCAACCGGATGAACTGGGGCGAACGCGGTAGCCACCCGTCGATCACCCTGAACTTCATGCCGATGAGCCACGTGATGGGGCGCATGCTGCTCTACGGCACGCTCGGCTCCGGCGGCACCGCGTATTTCGCGGCCAGGAGCGATCTTTCGACGTTCCTGGAGGATCTGGCGCTGGTCCGGCCGACGCAGCTGTCGTTCGTGCCGCGGATCTGGGACACCATCGTCGCCGAGGTCACCAAGGAGCTCGACCGTCGCCCCGGCGAGCGGGAGGCGGTGTTCGCCGAACTTCGCCACCGCATGCTCGGTGGCCGCTACCTTTTGGCGATGACCGGATCGGCACCGCTGTCGCCCGAGTTGCGGGCGTTCGTCGAGGAGTTCCTCGACCTGCACCTGACCGACGGCTACGGCTCGACCGAGGCCGGCGCGGTGTTCGTCGACGGCCAGGTGCAGCGTCCCCCGGTGCTCGACTACAAACTCGTCGACGTCCCGGATCTCGGGTACTTCCGCACCGACCGCCCGCATCCGCGCGGTGAGCTTCTCGTCAAGTCCGACACCCTGTTTCCCGGCTACTACAAGCGGCCGGAGATCACCGCCGAGATGTTCGACGAGGACGGGTACTACCGCACCGGAGACGTGGTCGCCGAGCTCGCCCCCGACCAGCTGGCCTATCTGGACCGGCGAAACAACGTGCTCAAACTGTCGCAGGGCGAGTTCGTCACCGTGTCCAAGCTCGAAGCGGTGTTCGGTGACAGCCCGGTCATCCGCCAGATCTACCTGTACGGCAACAGCGCCCGGTCCTACCTGCTCGCGGTGGTGGTGCCGACCGAGGCGGCACTGGCCGGAGAGGATGTGAAAAGCGTTGTCGCAGAATCACTCCAGCGGATCGCTAAGGCCGCGGATCTGCAGTCCTATGAGATCCCGCGGGACTTCCTGATCGAGACCACACCGTTCACGCTGGAGAACGGCCTGCTCACCGGCATCCGTAAGCTGGCCCGACCGCGACTCAAGGACCACTACGGGGCACGCCTGGAGGCGCTGTACTCCGAACTGGCCGACGGACAGGAAGACGAGTTGCGCGCGCTGCGCCGCGACGGCGCCCGGCGCCCGACACTGGAGACGGTGAGCCGCGCCGCGGCGGCACTGCTCGGCACCGCCGCAGGGGATCTGCGGTCCGATGCGCACTTCACCGACCTCGGCGGGGATTCGCTGTCCGCGCTGACCTACGCGAATCTGCTGCACGACATCTTCGACGTCGACGTCCCGGTCGGCGTGATCGTCAGCCCGGCCACCGATCTGGCTGCCGTGGCATCGTTCATCGACACCGAGCGCGAGAACTCCTCGGGGCGGGCCACGTTCGCGTCGGTGCACGGGCGCGACGCGTCCGAGGTGCACGCCCGCGACCTGACGCTGGACAAGTTCCTCGACGCGACGACCCTGGCTCAGGCACCCGGCATTCCGGGCCCGAGGCCGGAGGTGCGGACGGTGCTGCTCACCGGCGCGACCGGCTTCCTGGGCCGTTACCTGGCCCTGGAGTGGTTGCAGCGACTGGCGTTGGTCGGCGGCACGCTGATCTGTCTGGTCCGCGCGAAAGACGATGCGGCAGCGCGGGATCGGCTGGACCGCACCTTCGACAGCGGCGACCCGGCACTGACGGAGCACTACCGCCGGCTGGCCGCCGATCACCTGCAGGTCATCGCCGGGGACAAGGGTGAGCCCGACCTCGGGCTCGACCGCGACACCTGGCAGCGCCTCGCCGACACCGTCGACCTCATCGTCGACCCCGCGGCGCTGGTCAACCACGTGCTGCCCTACAGCCAACTGTTCGGGCCGAACGCGGTCGGCACCGCCGAACTGATCAGGGTGGCGCTGACCACCCGGCAGAAGCCCTACGTCTACGTCTCCACGATCGGGGTCGGCGCGGGCGTCGCACCGGACCGGTTCACCGAGGACGGGGACATCCGCGAGATCAGCCCGACCCGGCAGGTCGACGACTCGTATGCCAACGGGTACGGCAACAGCAAGTGGGCCGGCGAGGTACTCCTGCGGGAGGCCCACGACCTGTGTGGATTGCCGGTGGCGGTGTTCCGCTGCGACATGATCCTGGCCGACACGAGCTATGCCGGGCAGCTCAACGTGCCCGACATGTTCACCCGCCTGATCCTCAGCCTGGTCGCCACCGGTGTCGCACCGGATTCGTTCTATCAGCTCGATCCCGCCGGACACCGCCAACGAGCGCACTACGACGGCCTCCCAGTCGAATTCATCGCCGAGGCGATCTCGACGCTCGGCGCCGACGTGGCCGACGACTCCCCGACCGGTTTCGAGACCTACCACGTGATGAATCCGTATGACGACGGCATCGGCCTCGACGAATACGTCGACTGGCTGATCGATTCCGGCTACCCGGTGCACCGGGTCGGCGACTACGACACCTGGCTGCAGCGTTTCACCGCCGCGATCAACGCGCTGCCGGAACGACAGCGGCAGGCGTCACTGTTGCCGTTGTTGCACAACTACCAGCACCCGGAAACTCCGCTGCGGGGCTCACTCGCACCGACAGAACACTTCCGCAAGGCGGTGCAGGACGCGAAGATCGGTCCGGACAAGGACATCCCGCATGTGACCCGGCAGATCATCGTGAAGTACGTGACGGATCTGGAGCTGCTCGGGATTCTGTAG
- a CDS encoding cytochrome P450 produces the protein MDPRKDAPRKDDVAALVLGPRLSAMWAAVGAPVRDWWLLSRWTERLADPAAREALGAYFDVLVAQRCVHPGDDLVSDLIDHDLDGGGLTADEIRAVLVDFVRAVAQPV, from the coding sequence GTGGACCCACGAAAAGACGCGCCGCGAAAAGACGACGTGGCCGCCCTCGTCCTCGGCCCCCGGCTGAGCGCGATGTGGGCCGCGGTCGGCGCGCCGGTGCGGGACTGGTGGCTGCTGTCGCGGTGGACCGAACGCCTCGCCGACCCGGCGGCGCGCGAGGCGCTGGGTGCCTATTTCGACGTGCTCGTGGCGCAGCGTTGCGTGCACCCCGGTGACGACCTGGTATCGGATCTGATCGACCACGATCTCGACGGCGGCGGTCTGACCGCCGACGAGATCCGGGCCGTCCTCGTCGATTTCGTCCGAGCGGTCGCTCAGCCGGTGTAG
- a CDS encoding PucR family transcriptional regulator: MTIGGQEVGDGATVAAGPHSGTAGIGEMLTEPSLHVELVTPTADLARPIRFVYPTELADPSPYLMGGELILSVGVPVLGQPEAAIDRYVSILAERRVTGLVIGIGDVFDDLPPPLVQSCDNRRLPLLIQRPGVPFRRIIDWVDSRRAADRDVESGERDLGSMLRWFMAGTLGVGPVEAAFARHGLSGAPVAVCAFPAELHTRVHALVDRHRAAVAVLGERIVALCPHTPEFQAELAASELVCGVALGADPQSMARAIPEALEALQEAARRRRVVHIDEIATIEGLLAAVPKVRLVPFVQRLLVPLVEYDKTNNAFLVSSLEAFLAPGNDISAAASQLYVHVNTLRNRLAKIAELTGANPLDEGDRINFRIALWAARNMGMGSGSNPRAVESPQK; this comes from the coding sequence ATGACCATCGGTGGTCAGGAGGTCGGCGACGGCGCGACCGTGGCCGCGGGACCTCACAGCGGTACGGCCGGCATCGGGGAGATGCTCACCGAACCGAGTCTGCACGTCGAGCTCGTCACCCCGACCGCGGATCTCGCCCGGCCCATCAGGTTCGTCTATCCGACCGAGCTGGCCGACCCGTCCCCGTACCTGATGGGTGGGGAGCTCATCCTCAGCGTCGGCGTGCCCGTCCTCGGCCAGCCGGAGGCGGCGATCGACCGGTACGTGTCGATCCTCGCCGAGCGCCGGGTCACCGGGCTGGTGATCGGGATCGGCGATGTCTTCGACGATCTGCCGCCTCCGCTCGTCCAGTCGTGTGACAACCGCCGGCTGCCGCTGCTGATACAGCGTCCCGGGGTGCCGTTTCGCCGGATCATCGACTGGGTCGACTCCCGGCGGGCGGCCGATCGGGATGTCGAGTCCGGTGAACGCGATCTCGGATCGATGCTGAGATGGTTCATGGCCGGCACGTTGGGGGTGGGTCCGGTGGAGGCCGCGTTCGCACGGCACGGCCTGAGCGGCGCGCCGGTGGCGGTCTGCGCGTTTCCCGCCGAACTCCACACCCGAGTGCACGCCCTGGTCGATCGTCACCGCGCGGCGGTGGCCGTGCTCGGCGAGCGCATCGTGGCGCTGTGCCCGCACACGCCGGAGTTCCAGGCCGAGCTGGCCGCCTCGGAGCTGGTGTGCGGCGTGGCGTTGGGCGCCGACCCACAGTCGATGGCACGGGCGATCCCGGAAGCGCTGGAGGCGCTGCAGGAGGCGGCCAGACGCCGCCGGGTCGTGCACATCGACGAGATCGCCACGATCGAAGGCCTGCTGGCGGCGGTCCCGAAGGTTCGGCTGGTGCCCTTTGTCCAGCGGCTACTGGTGCCACTGGTCGAATACGACAAGACCAACAATGCGTTTCTGGTCTCGTCGTTGGAAGCATTCCTGGCGCCGGGCAACGACATCTCGGCGGCGGCCAGTCAGCTCTACGTGCATGTCAACACCTTGCGCAACAGGTTGGCGAAGATCGCCGAGCTGACCGGGGCCAACCCGCTGGACGAGGGTGACCGGATCAATTTCCGGATCGCGCTGTGGGCGGCGCGCAACATGGGCATGGGGAGCGGGTCGAACCCGCGGGCGGTCGAGAGTCCCCAAAAGTAG
- the ruvC gene encoding crossover junction endodeoxyribonuclease RuvC has protein sequence MRVMGVDPGLTRCGLSVIESGRGRQVIALDVDVVRTPADHPLAHRLLAISDAVEHWLDTHRPDVLAVERVFANQNANTAMGTAQAGGVIALAAARRDIDVHFHTPSEVKAAVTGNGRADKAQVTEMVTRILALQQKPTPADAADALALAICHCWRAPMISRMAAAEELAAEQRRKYQATLKAHTLKAQARRSARSAR, from the coding sequence GTGCGGGTGATGGGAGTCGATCCCGGGCTGACACGGTGCGGGCTGTCGGTCATCGAGAGCGGGCGCGGCCGCCAGGTGATCGCGCTCGACGTCGACGTGGTGCGCACGCCGGCAGACCACCCGCTGGCGCACCGGCTACTGGCGATCAGCGACGCCGTCGAGCACTGGCTCGATACCCACCGGCCCGACGTCCTCGCGGTCGAGCGGGTGTTCGCCAACCAGAACGCCAACACGGCGATGGGCACCGCTCAGGCGGGCGGGGTGATCGCGCTGGCGGCGGCGCGCCGCGACATCGACGTGCACTTCCACACGCCGAGCGAGGTGAAAGCCGCGGTGACCGGCAACGGCCGCGCCGACAAGGCCCAGGTCACCGAGATGGTCACCAGAATCCTTGCGCTGCAGCAGAAGCCGACGCCCGCGGATGCTGCTGACGCGCTGGCTCTCGCGATCTGCCACTGCTGGCGCGCGCCGATGATCTCGCGGATGGCCGCGGCCGAGGAACTGGCGGCCGAGCAGCGCCGCAAGTACCAGGCCACCCTGAAGGCTCACACGTTGAAAGCGCAGGCCCGCCGGAGTGCTCGGAGCGCACGGTGA
- a CDS encoding DUF1304 domain-containing protein, translating into MLTAGLIVAVLAAVLHGYIFVMESLTWTSPRTRAVFGMTAEEAESTRLLAFNQGFYNLFLGIVTVIGVLAAFSGATAVGVALVFAGVGSMLAAAVVLVASARDKARAAVSQGLFPFLAIVLLVLALTL; encoded by the coding sequence ATGCTGACAGCGGGTCTGATCGTGGCGGTCCTGGCTGCCGTCCTGCACGGCTACATCTTCGTGATGGAGTCGCTGACCTGGACCTCCCCCCGCACCCGGGCCGTGTTCGGGATGACCGCCGAGGAGGCCGAGAGCACCCGGCTGCTGGCCTTCAACCAGGGGTTCTACAACCTGTTCCTCGGCATCGTCACGGTCATCGGCGTGCTCGCCGCGTTCAGCGGAGCGACGGCGGTCGGGGTCGCGCTGGTGTTCGCCGGCGTCGGATCGATGCTCGCCGCGGCGGTCGTGCTGGTCGCATCGGCGCGGGACAAGGCCCGCGCCGCGGTGTCCCAGGGACTGTTTCCATTCCTCGCGATCGTGCTGTTGGTGCTCGCCCTCACGCTCTAG